One genomic segment of Roseovarius carneus includes these proteins:
- a CDS encoding ABC transporter ATP-binding protein: METALTIKALDVRYGPVQATRGVDLTAAKGGVTALLGANGAGKTSTVMAIAGARKISAGSVSIFGTDMTGATPDAIVRAGVAISPEGRRVFAALSVEDNLTLAGSVIGDAATASARKAAMMERFPILGERRRQLAGLLSGGEQQMLAVARALMSGPRLLLMDEPSLGLAPQMVDTIFGIVEELRDEGISILLVEQNATLALDVADHAVVLANGAVAAAGPPEDLKNDKLLQAAYLAA, translated from the coding sequence ATGGAAACCGCACTCACCATAAAAGCGCTCGACGTTCGCTATGGTCCGGTTCAGGCCACGCGCGGCGTGGACCTGACGGCGGCCAAGGGCGGCGTCACGGCCCTTCTGGGCGCGAATGGCGCGGGCAAGACATCGACCGTGATGGCCATTGCAGGCGCGCGGAAGATCTCCGCAGGGTCGGTTTCCATCTTCGGCACGGATATGACAGGGGCCACGCCCGACGCCATTGTGCGCGCGGGCGTGGCCATTTCACCGGAGGGGCGGCGCGTTTTTGCGGCCCTGTCCGTGGAGGATAATCTGACGCTGGCAGGGTCGGTGATCGGGGATGCGGCCACCGCGTCTGCGCGTAAGGCCGCGATGATGGAACGGTTTCCCATTCTCGGCGAGCGGCGCCGCCAGCTTGCGGGGCTTTTGTCGGGCGGCGAGCAACAGATGCTGGCCGTGGCGCGGGCGCTGATGAGCGGGCCTCGGCTTCTCTTGATGGACGAGCCGTCTCTGGGCCTCGCGCCGCAGATGGTGGATACGATTTTCGGCATCGTGGAGGAGCTGCGCGATGAGGGGATTTCCATCCTTCTGGTCGAGCAGAATGCGACACTGGCCCTTGATGTGGCCGATCATGCGGTGGTTCTGGCCAATGGGGCCGTGGCCGCAGCAGGCCCGCCGGAGGATTTGAAAAATGACAAGCTGCTCCAAGCAGCCTATTTGGCGGCCTGA
- a CDS encoding ABC transporter substrate-binding protein, with protein sequence MIFRKFLLTTTSALVVAGAANAEEYLIGVMSAQSGYLAPYDGPAYAGFQFCVDQKNANGGLNGTHMVRTIVKDTRSDIAEGVKVVQEMLDDGAQFIVSSADADPTIAAAQITLADGIPTMTFAGTAPVLTQVGEHVFGSYPADNQQGAVLAAYARDQGFENVYLVKSPDSAYTLGGPEYFGEAFEALGGNIVGTSNYSLNQPDFSAIVTTIKAAEPTPDVIVTWAWEPDFPAFIKAVRGAGLDTQVMGGDVLDTPTVRGLGEVVGGVVHTSGGFPDEGSAYAQFIADFTEANGTAPDNNYYVNGCDIVNMIEQALAAAGSTEPAAVVAAMAEIENGQGIMSNFTFKGTDRMPLREVVVARITGDGQKEFVKRTMADPATLPQP encoded by the coding sequence ATGATTTTTCGAAAATTTCTTTTGACAACCACCAGCGCGCTTGTCGTTGCTGGCGCGGCGAATGCCGAGGAGTATCTGATCGGCGTGATGTCGGCGCAATCGGGATATCTGGCACCTTATGACGGGCCCGCCTATGCGGGTTTTCAGTTCTGCGTGGACCAAAAGAACGCCAATGGCGGGCTGAACGGCACGCATATGGTGCGGACCATCGTGAAGGACACCCGCTCGGACATTGCCGAGGGTGTGAAGGTCGTGCAGGAAATGCTCGATGACGGCGCGCAGTTCATCGTCTCCTCCGCCGATGCGGACCCTACGATTGCCGCCGCGCAAATCACCTTGGCCGACGGTATCCCCACCATGACATTCGCGGGCACAGCGCCCGTGCTCACGCAAGTGGGCGAGCATGTGTTCGGAAGCTATCCTGCGGATAACCAACAAGGTGCCGTTCTGGCCGCCTATGCGCGCGACCAGGGCTTTGAGAATGTCTATCTCGTGAAATCCCCCGATAGCGCCTATACGCTGGGCGGTCCTGAGTATTTCGGTGAGGCATTCGAAGCGCTCGGCGGCAATATCGTCGGCACCTCCAACTATTCGCTGAACCAGCCTGACTTCTCGGCCATCGTGACCACGATCAAGGCGGCTGAACCAACACCGGACGTGATCGTGACATGGGCGTGGGAGCCGGACTTCCCGGCCTTCATCAAGGCCGTGCGCGGCGCGGGTCTCGACACCCAAGTGATGGGCGGCGACGTGCTTGATACACCCACCGTGCGCGGTTTGGGCGAAGTGGTGGGCGGTGTTGTCCACACATCGGGCGGCTTCCCGGATGAAGGCTCGGCCTATGCGCAGTTCATCGCGGATTTCACCGAGGCCAACGGTACCGCACCGGACAATAACTACTACGTCAACGGCTGCGATATCGTGAACATGATCGAACAGGCATTGGCTGCCGCAGGCTCGACCGAGCCCGCCGCAGTGGTTGCCGCCATGGCCGAAATTGAAAACGGGCAGGGCATCATGTCCAACTTCACCTTCAAGGGCACAGACCGGATGCCGCTGCGCGAAGTGGTTGTGGCGCGGATCACCGGCGATGGTCAGAAAGAGTTCGTCAAGCGTACGATGGCGGACCCTGCAACCCTGCCACAGCCGTAA
- a CDS encoding branched-chain amino acid ABC transporter ATP-binding protein/permease yields MSAPMSDAAFLTHPARLRAANTARTLVCIALLAVVVAVLTLVFGRSGERIAVQMCVNVAAVVALGVYCGNTGIVSFGHGAFMAIGAYTSAILTMPAGIQRTALPDLPVFMAGYELSLWMALPVVAIAGLAFAALSGSAIARLAGASAAIASLGLLIITHSVAIGAREITRGSQTFFGAPRVVDLTLAFAAAVVFIVLARLYRESPQGLFARAARDDPDAAAALGINPQRTRFISWCLSGTMCAVAGALYGHMLGAFSPASFYLSLVFAHVAMMIVGGMASVGGAVAGVIAVTLLQDTVRQFEGGVELFGVVMPEVFGLTTVSLGLAILLVIWLRPTGLVGSFELGPGAGARIFDRITGRTEPAPAPAQVGEMTLSAEGLSKSFAGVKAVTDMSFEAPTGRVTGLIGPNGAGKSTLVNLITRQYHADTGRTHLSGTDLSHVSREGIARAGVSRSFQNLRLFQGLTVYENVFVSALAAGRGRSEAASVALRELYAFDLGALAATRADALPYGARKRLEVARSLAQEPVILLLDEPAAGMNPAETDDLADRLIRVRDERGIGILLIDHDLRFVNRLSSWTVVMNRGTLIAQGTPEDVRANPAVIEAYIGRGRTAASVADTVADKEEETTTHPTSQQGVTP; encoded by the coding sequence ATGAGTGCGCCCATGAGTGACGCGGCGTTTCTCACGCATCCCGCGCGGTTGCGCGCGGCGAACACGGCGCGCACGCTTGTGTGTATTGCCCTTTTGGCAGTGGTTGTGGCGGTGCTCACGCTGGTCTTTGGCCGCTCGGGCGAGCGGATCGCGGTGCAGATGTGCGTGAACGTGGCCGCCGTTGTGGCCCTTGGTGTTTATTGCGGCAACACGGGCATCGTGTCCTTCGGGCATGGCGCGTTCATGGCGATCGGCGCCTATACTTCGGCCATTCTGACCATGCCTGCTGGTATTCAGCGCACGGCCCTGCCGGACTTGCCCGTATTCATGGCTGGATATGAGCTGTCGCTCTGGATGGCCTTGCCGGTGGTTGCTATTGCCGGGCTGGCCTTTGCAGCACTCAGCGGAAGTGCGATTGCCCGGCTTGCCGGGGCGTCTGCCGCGATTGCCTCTCTGGGGCTGTTGATCATCACCCATAGCGTGGCCATCGGCGCGCGCGAGATCACACGCGGCAGCCAGACATTCTTTGGCGCCCCCCGTGTGGTGGACCTGACGCTCGCCTTTGCCGCAGCGGTGGTTTTCATTGTTCTGGCAAGGCTCTACCGCGAAAGCCCGCAGGGTCTTTTCGCCCGCGCGGCGCGCGATGATCCGGATGCCGCAGCCGCGCTCGGCATCAATCCACAGCGCACGCGCTTCATCAGCTGGTGCCTGTCGGGGACGATGTGTGCCGTCGCAGGCGCGCTTTATGGTCATATGCTCGGGGCGTTTTCGCCTGCGTCTTTTTACCTGTCGCTGGTGTTTGCGCATGTGGCGATGATGATCGTGGGCGGCATGGCCTCGGTCGGAGGAGCCGTAGCAGGCGTTATCGCCGTCACGCTTTTGCAAGACACCGTGCGCCAGTTTGAGGGCGGTGTGGAGCTTTTCGGCGTCGTGATGCCCGAGGTTTTCGGGCTGACCACGGTGTCCTTGGGTCTTGCGATCCTTCTGGTGATCTGGCTGAGGCCCACGGGGCTTGTGGGCAGTTTTGAGCTTGGCCCCGGGGCGGGCGCGCGCATCTTTGACCGGATCACGGGACGCACTGAGCCCGCGCCTGCGCCCGCGCAGGTGGGTGAAATGACACTCTCGGCTGAGGGGTTGTCGAAAAGCTTTGCGGGGGTGAAGGCCGTGACGGACATGAGCTTTGAGGCCCCTACAGGCCGGGTGACCGGGTTGATCGGGCCGAATGGTGCGGGCAAATCCACTTTGGTGAACCTCATCACGCGGCAATATCATGCGGATACGGGGCGCACGCATCTGTCGGGCACGGATCTCAGCCATGTGTCGCGCGAAGGGATAGCGCGCGCAGGCGTCTCACGCAGCTTCCAGAACCTGAGGCTTTTTCAGGGGCTTACGGTCTATGAGAACGTCTTCGTCTCCGCCCTTGCCGCGGGCCGGGGGCGCAGCGAGGCGGCGTCTGTGGCCCTGCGTGAGCTCTATGCGTTTGATCTGGGCGCACTGGCGGCCACGCGGGCGGACGCGCTGCCCTATGGCGCGCGCAAACGGTTGGAGGTTGCGCGGTCGCTGGCGCAGGAGCCCGTGATCTTGCTGCTGGACGAGCCTGCGGCGGGCATGAACCCCGCCGAGACCGATGACCTTGCCGATCGGCTGATCCGGGTCCGCGACGAACGTGGCATCGGGATTTTGCTGATCGACCATGATCTGCGTTTCGTCAACCGACTGTCGAGTTGGACGGTCGTGATGAATCGCGGCACCTTGATTGCCCAAGGCACGCCGGAAGACGTGCGCGCCAATCCGGCGGTGATCGAGGCCTATATCGGGCGTGGACGCACCGCTGCCTCCGTGGCCGATACTGTGGCCGACAAAGAAGAAGAAACCACCACTCACCCCACCTCTCAACAAGGAGTAACACCATGA